Proteins encoded together in one Blastocatellia bacterium window:
- a CDS encoding glycosyl transferase: MYRSLKQHCPAAQLWVLCLSDECYHVLEELSWPDIIPIKLEDFEQGDSELLAAKANRSQIEYYFTCTPSLPLFVLNHNPAIDLITYLDSDLFFFNDPEPIFQEMQNHSIAIIKHRFPEQHRWMEQNGIFNVGWLTFRRDNEGLACLSWWRERCLEWCHDYIDGERFADQKYLDRFPELFASLKVVEHKGANLAAWNLGNYKLYASSNVLLVDDQPLLFYHFQGLRKIAPGVIDPCVQFYNLRVSWFMEWKLFRPYLRRLQEAQQLIVTAMGHTELLMGLQRGRSEDNVDITQLIDRPASTNIEKLLSAYRGVLARRFLLSFN; the protein is encoded by the coding sequence ATGTATCGCTCGCTCAAGCAACACTGTCCAGCGGCGCAGCTCTGGGTCTTGTGCTTAAGTGACGAATGCTACCATGTGCTTGAGGAATTGTCCTGGCCGGACATCATTCCCATAAAGCTTGAAGATTTTGAGCAGGGCGACAGTGAATTGCTAGCCGCGAAAGCTAACCGCAGCCAGATCGAATACTACTTTACCTGTACCCCTTCACTGCCGCTTTTCGTTCTCAATCATAACCCTGCGATTGATCTCATCACTTATCTCGACTCAGACCTTTTCTTTTTTAATGATCCTGAGCCGATTTTCCAGGAGATGCAGAATCACTCGATTGCGATTATCAAACACCGCTTTCCTGAGCAACACCGTTGGATGGAGCAGAATGGTATCTTCAACGTCGGCTGGCTGACTTTCAGAAGAGATAACGAGGGCCTTGCGTGTTTGTCGTGGTGGCGTGAGCGCTGTCTTGAATGGTGTCACGATTATATAGATGGCGAGAGATTCGCAGACCAGAAATACCTGGACCGATTCCCGGAACTCTTTGCAAGCCTCAAAGTGGTTGAACACAAGGGGGCGAACCTGGCCGCGTGGAATCTGGGCAATTACAAGCTGTACGCATCCTCTAACGTTCTTTTGGTGGATGATCAGCCTTTGCTGTTTTATCACTTCCAGGGCTTGCGAAAGATTGCTCCGGGGGTGATTGATCCTTGTGTGCAATTCTACAACTTGCGAGTATCCTGGTTCATGGAATGGAAACTCTTCAGACCTTATCTCAGAAGGTTACAGGAGGCCCAACAACTGATCGTTACAGCGATGGGGCACACCGAGTTGCTGATGGGGCTTCAACGAGGCAGATCTGAGGATAATGTGGACATAACGCAATTGATAGACCGACCCGCCAGTACAAACATTGAAAAGCTGCTATCCGCTTATCGGGGTGTGCTTGCACGCCGGTTTCTGCTTTCATTCAACTGA
- a CDS encoding methyltransferase domain-containing protein, producing MTAEAASLHLVNLGCGHRYHPEWINIDTAPQAPGIIKHDLSRGIPLADASSDAIYHSAVLEHFRRSDALTFLRECLRVLRPGGIIRVAVPDLEKLCQLYLLKLEAALDGDTIAVHDYDWIMLEMFDQTVREDSGGEMIGFFRQYPLPNEQFVYERIGQEGREIVESLRAGASERPSKRGMIRLAGQLGRTGLRRIRNTLLELLAGPDAVRALRIGRFRLGGEVHQWMYDRYSLSRLLIEAGFHSPLHQSAVSSQIPHWTSYNLDTLADGTVIKPDLFYMEAIRPKMTVGQ from the coding sequence ATGACCGCCGAGGCGGCATCTTTGCACCTCGTGAATCTCGGCTGCGGTCACCGCTATCATCCAGAATGGATTAATATTGATACGGCCCCTCAGGCACCGGGCATTATTAAACACGACTTAAGTCGTGGCATACCCCTAGCGGATGCAAGTAGCGATGCAATTTATCATTCTGCTGTCCTGGAACACTTTCGGCGAAGTGATGCGCTGACTTTCCTGCGTGAATGCCTTCGGGTCTTAAGACCTGGAGGCATAATCCGTGTGGCGGTCCCGGATTTAGAAAAGCTATGTCAGTTATATCTTCTGAAGCTGGAGGCTGCGCTGGATGGGGATACGATAGCTGTCCATGATTACGACTGGATTATGCTGGAAATGTTTGATCAAACTGTTCGCGAAGATAGCGGCGGGGAGATGATCGGTTTTTTTAGGCAATATCCGCTACCTAACGAGCAGTTTGTTTATGAGCGCATTGGCCAGGAGGGACGCGAAATTGTGGAAAGCTTACGAGCGGGAGCGAGCGAGCGGCCGTCCAAGCGAGGAATGATAAGGCTTGCTGGCCAATTGGGACGGACTGGCTTAAGGAGAATTCGCAATACGTTACTCGAATTGCTTGCCGGCCCTGATGCGGTCCGCGCCTTACGCATTGGCCGATTCCGACTCGGCGGCGAGGTACATCAGTGGATGTATGATCGATATTCTCTTTCTCGATTATTGATAGAAGCCGGTTTCCACAGTCCCCTGCATCAAAGCGCGGTGAGCAGTCAAATCCCCCATTGGACAAGCTATAATCTCGACACGCTGGCGGATGGAACTGTGATAAAACCAGACCTTTTCTATATGGAGGCCATCAGACCAAAGATGACTGTTGGTCAATGA
- a CDS encoding methyltransferase, TIGR04325 family: MGKFDLWEEAESASTGYAAPEILKRTRAAMAKVKNDEAIFERDSVLLATPEYPFPLIVGLLRAALLADGRLSVLDFGGALGSTYFQCRKFLSAVKDMRWSVVEQPDHVACGQAEFSNEELRFYPTAEECLTSQRPNLLLLSSVLQYLPAPYDMLRQLLTYRIPHVVIDRTAFLVGNRERLSVQSVPKSIYQATYPAWFFNEPKFVAFCNEMNYKLVADFDGADHVSLSQPQEESYFKGFIFDLEERS, from the coding sequence ATGGGAAAGTTTGATTTATGGGAAGAGGCTGAATCTGCTTCGACCGGATATGCTGCTCCAGAGATTCTAAAGCGGACACGGGCCGCAATGGCCAAGGTGAAAAATGATGAAGCCATATTCGAGCGTGACTCTGTCCTGCTGGCAACACCCGAGTACCCATTCCCCTTGATCGTCGGCTTGCTTCGCGCCGCACTACTCGCTGACGGAAGGCTCTCTGTATTGGATTTTGGTGGCGCATTGGGAAGCACTTATTTTCAATGCCGTAAATTCTTGTCTGCCGTAAAAGATATGCGTTGGAGCGTGGTCGAGCAGCCGGATCATGTCGCTTGTGGGCAGGCCGAATTTAGCAACGAAGAACTTCGCTTTTACCCGACCGCCGAGGAATGCTTGACTTCACAGCGGCCAAATCTGTTGCTACTGTCTAGCGTCTTACAGTATCTTCCTGCGCCATACGATATGCTCCGGCAACTACTTACATATCGCATCCCGCATGTCGTGATTGACCGTACCGCGTTCCTTGTGGGGAACCGGGAGAGGCTCAGCGTCCAATCTGTCCCGAAGTCGATTTATCAAGCGACCTATCCAGCTTGGTTTTTCAATGAGCCAAAGTTTGTGGCCTTCTGCAATGAAATGAACTACAAACTCGTGGCGGATTTCGATGGCGCAGATCACGTGTCGCTATCACAGCCCCAAGAGGAATCCTACTTTAAGGGATTCATATTCGACCTGGAGGAAAGATCATGA
- a CDS encoding class I SAM-dependent methyltransferase, protein MKTTSCESNRTEEPAYDGYYKYDANIARDYDTSREKEVHWWREDQFIEAYFNKRQINSLLDLPVGTGRFFIHYHNVRNLVGVDISKAMLEEAREKLVFLSSETSVRLECGDVFSLRFTDNEFEVTLVCRLFHLIPQHMVAKAIRELCRVTKGEIIVQTYTLTKAARISLWRSRLKNKAFRSLHKIFPGLFYKKATESNAPLKPWSHIQAFYHQQSFLDSLFNNCGFYVLRRKILDKYEGTHVKFTIYSNER, encoded by the coding sequence ATGAAAACCACATCTTGCGAATCAAACCGGACTGAAGAGCCAGCCTATGATGGTTACTATAAATATGATGCGAATATTGCACGGGATTATGATACATCTCGTGAAAAAGAAGTTCATTGGTGGCGTGAAGATCAATTTATCGAAGCATATTTCAATAAGCGGCAAATCAACAGCTTGCTTGACTTGCCTGTGGGAACGGGCCGTTTTTTTATTCACTACCACAATGTACGGAATCTAGTTGGAGTAGATATATCCAAAGCTATGTTGGAAGAAGCCAGAGAGAAATTAGTTTTCCTATCCTCAGAAACTTCCGTTCGGCTAGAATGTGGAGATGTTTTCTCGTTGCGCTTCACTGATAATGAATTTGAGGTAACCCTTGTCTGTAGACTGTTTCATTTAATCCCTCAGCATATGGTTGCCAAAGCTATCAGAGAGTTATGTAGAGTTACAAAGGGTGAAATCATAGTACAAACCTACACATTGACAAAGGCGGCACGCATAAGTCTATGGCGCTCTCGCCTTAAGAATAAGGCTTTCCGATCCCTGCATAAGATATTCCCTGGTCTCTTTTACAAAAAAGCAACGGAATCAAATGCTCCTCTAAAACCTTGGAGCCATATTCAAGCCTTTTATCATCAACAATCGTTCCTCGATTCCTTGTTTAATAATTGTGGCTTTTACGTATTAAGGCGAAAGATACTGGATAAATATGAAGGTACTCATGTCAAATTTACAATTTATTCGAATGAGAGATAA
- a CDS encoding ABC transporter ATP-binding protein has translation MSDVVIRAENLGKKYRIHHQQERQRYVALRDVFADKLLTPWRWAKRQSAHRQSVEDFWALKDVSFEIKQGEVVGIIGRNGAGKSTLLKILSRITEPTEGRVKIRGRVASLLEVGTGFHPELTGRENIYLNGAILGMTKLEIKQKFDEIVSFAEIDQFLDTPVKRYSSGMYVRLAFAVAAHLEPEILVVDEVLAVGDIAFQKKCLGKMSEVADSNGKTVIFVSHNMEAIGAMCESCMLLQYGQLVLRDNAANVIACYLDAANTTKATIDLKEKSTEAYFCSAKLCNENGNISLCFQMSERVILMCHFQVRAPQPGLEVALAVLNSKRERIFYSSNKMAEVPISIESAGNYAITASIPSQLLLPGRYFINLALHRPNVQLFDYQENILSFEVIQTEGEISGFPVSSLGYVYANVIWHAERVVA, from the coding sequence ATGAGCGACGTTGTCATCCGCGCTGAAAATCTCGGCAAGAAATACCGCATCCACCACCAGCAGGAGCGCCAGCGCTATGTCGCCCTGCGCGATGTCTTTGCCGATAAGTTGCTGACGCCGTGGCGCTGGGCGAAGAGGCAAAGCGCTCACCGGCAATCGGTAGAGGATTTCTGGGCGCTCAAGGATGTTTCGTTTGAGATCAAGCAAGGCGAAGTCGTCGGCATCATCGGGCGCAATGGCGCGGGCAAATCGACGTTGTTGAAAATCTTGAGCCGGATCACAGAGCCGACCGAGGGGCGGGTTAAGATTCGCGGTCGTGTGGCCAGCCTGTTGGAGGTGGGCACAGGCTTTCACCCGGAGCTGACCGGACGCGAGAACATTTATCTGAACGGTGCCATCCTTGGGATGACAAAGCTGGAGATTAAACAGAAGTTCGATGAGATTGTCAGCTTTGCCGAGATTGACCAGTTCCTTGATACGCCGGTGAAACGCTATAGCAGCGGAATGTATGTTCGACTAGCATTTGCTGTAGCTGCGCATTTAGAACCGGAAATACTCGTAGTTGATGAAGTACTCGCAGTCGGCGATATAGCTTTCCAGAAAAAATGCCTTGGGAAAATGAGCGAAGTTGCTGACAGCAATGGGAAAACTGTGATTTTCGTTAGTCATAATATGGAAGCAATAGGTGCAATGTGTGAGAGTTGTATGTTACTTCAGTACGGCCAGCTTGTATTGAGGGATAATGCAGCAAATGTTATAGCTTGCTATCTTGATGCGGCGAACACAACAAAGGCCACGATTGACCTGAAAGAGAAATCTACGGAAGCCTATTTTTGTTCGGCAAAATTGTGTAATGAAAATGGGAATATCTCTCTATGTTTTCAGATGAGCGAGCGTGTTATCTTAATGTGTCATTTTCAGGTGCGCGCTCCCCAGCCGGGACTCGAGGTGGCACTTGCTGTCTTGAATTCCAAGCGAGAACGAATTTTCTATTCAAGTAATAAAATGGCAGAAGTGCCAATATCCATAGAATCTGCAGGCAACTATGCTATTACAGCAAGCATTCCATCTCAGCTATTGCTGCCAGGTCGTTACTTCATAAACTTGGCACTGCATCGCCCAAACGTGCAATTGTTTGATTATCAAGAAAACATTCTTTCCTTTGAGGTGATTCAGACAGAAGGTGAAATCAGTGGTTTCCCTGTTAGCTCCCTCGGTTATGTTTACGCCAATGTAATTTGGCATGCAGAGAGAGTAGTCGCATGA
- a CDS encoding ABC transporter permease, with the protein MSEPSSAVEQFDLWIEAGRTEKNYWRDLWRYRELFYFLAWRDILVRYKQTVIGVAWALIRPFLTMVVFTFVFNKVAKLSAPGAAPYALMVFAAMLPWQFFSTALSESSNSLIGNANLISKVYFPRLIVPAGSVITSFVDFLITLALMAVMMLWYGYLPDWRLVMLPLFIALAFSAAFGAGLWLCALNVEYRDFRYIVPFIVQFGLFVSPVGFSSDLVPERWRLLYACNPMVGVIDGFRWALLRGEAHIYWPALLASIVITVALCASGIWYFRRMERTFADVI; encoded by the coding sequence ATGAGTGAACCATCATCGGCGGTTGAACAATTCGACCTGTGGATTGAAGCAGGCCGCACGGAGAAGAACTACTGGCGCGACCTCTGGCGATACCGCGAGTTGTTTTACTTCCTGGCGTGGCGCGACATTTTAGTGCGTTACAAGCAGACGGTGATCGGTGTCGCCTGGGCGCTCATCCGGCCATTCTTGACGATGGTCGTATTCACCTTCGTCTTTAATAAGGTGGCGAAGCTCTCGGCCCCCGGCGCAGCGCCTTACGCGCTGATGGTCTTTGCGGCGATGCTGCCCTGGCAATTTTTCTCGACGGCACTAAGCGAATCCAGTAACAGCCTGATCGGCAACGCCAACCTAATTTCGAAGGTTTACTTCCCGCGCCTGATCGTGCCGGCGGGTTCAGTTATCACTAGTTTCGTAGACTTTTTGATCACGCTGGCGCTGATGGCCGTGATGATGCTCTGGTATGGCTACCTGCCGGACTGGCGGCTAGTGATGTTGCCGCTTTTCATCGCGCTGGCCTTCAGCGCGGCCTTTGGCGCGGGCCTCTGGTTATGCGCGCTGAATGTGGAGTATCGCGACTTTCGCTACATCGTGCCGTTCATCGTGCAGTTTGGGCTGTTCGTCTCGCCGGTCGGTTTCAGCAGCGACCTCGTACCGGAGCGCTGGCGGTTGTTGTATGCATGTAACCCGATGGTCGGTGTAATTGACGGCTTCCGCTGGGCGCTCTTGCGCGGCGAAGCCCACATCTACTGGCCCGCGTTGCTGGCTTCAATCGTAATTACTGTCGCCTTGTGCGCTTCGGGCATCTGGTATTTCCGCCGCATGGAACGGACATTTGCAGACGTAATCTAA
- a CDS encoding polysaccharide biosynthesis tyrosine autokinase, whose translation MSEENHEIEKVVIPDEISLQPAYPRAADYRAEGDYGYGYGHKEENVRVREVWRNIRKHKWLIITITVVITIVVAIEMYRTPSIYEASTMIEIGKEDPPPGKPGSFVFQVEDPMNVSLKTKIQALRSPAVYQAVVLKLGLDQNPKFFSVGAKKSVLDAIKLLGQRVSGRPARLDEDDTEEAISSAKSGLPLTPEDQARFEPYMDAVDGGLTVVPVMDTRDLKISFRHSDQKIAAAIANAIAEVFIKQNFEAKTQKFTTTSDWLDRSTRELKAKVQQAEQALANYTRENNIFSTEGKETLTADKLSRLHEQVMRAETDRMLKQSLYEEVKMGRVAQLPEAFADPKSSDLQKKLQELAITLSDLETKYGPENPQIVRVKQEIAVIQGQISESRSTLAERLKADYERAVRDEQSLKAALEKAKGEAVQQNQAAIQLNILKQDVDTANKLYTEFLQNTNQANLQVAEQHNNVRIISPARVPKTPISPARMRTVVIGFMLALSAGIGLAMFLEYIDNTIKTVEDVSRYVQLPALSVIPPIGLVAPRGMLPSKGAKKLKSLPASVNGNGAENANAAHLVAPDSRSSAAEAYRILRTSVLLSSAGKPPKTILVTSGQPGEGKTTTAVNTAISLSQLGASVLLIDCDMRKPSAHKILGIDNMRGLSTYLSRNMNVDGLIQKLQMPNLSFIPCGPIPPNPAELISSERMKRLLTELADRYDHVILDSPPLMNVTDPVILSTMVDGVLLVVHGGKSTRDVVRRARHDLDSVNAKVFGVVLNNVDLRREGYDNYYYYRYYSAYGQESTGDSAT comes from the coding sequence ATGTCAGAAGAGAATCATGAAATAGAGAAGGTAGTGATACCTGACGAGATATCGCTCCAGCCGGCCTATCCGCGAGCGGCGGATTACCGCGCCGAAGGCGATTACGGCTACGGCTATGGCCACAAGGAAGAAAACGTCCGCGTCCGCGAAGTCTGGCGCAACATCCGCAAGCACAAATGGCTGATCATCACCATCACCGTCGTCATCACCATCGTAGTGGCGATTGAGATGTACCGCACGCCTTCGATTTATGAAGCCTCGACGATGATTGAGATCGGCAAGGAAGACCCGCCGCCCGGCAAACCCGGCAGTTTTGTATTTCAAGTTGAAGACCCGATGAATGTCAGCCTGAAGACGAAGATTCAGGCATTACGTAGCCCCGCGGTTTATCAAGCCGTAGTGCTTAAGCTCGGCCTCGACCAGAACCCAAAGTTCTTTAGCGTCGGCGCTAAAAAATCCGTACTGGACGCAATCAAGCTGCTCGGCCAGCGCGTCTCGGGGCGCCCGGCCAGGCTAGATGAGGATGATACGGAAGAGGCGATCTCTTCCGCGAAATCTGGCCTGCCGCTTACGCCGGAAGATCAGGCGCGGTTCGAACCCTACATGGATGCCGTAGATGGCGGCCTGACGGTTGTTCCCGTAATGGACACGCGCGACCTGAAGATTTCGTTCAGACACTCTGACCAGAAGATCGCCGCGGCTATCGCCAACGCCATCGCCGAAGTCTTCATCAAGCAGAACTTTGAAGCAAAGACCCAGAAGTTTACGACCACCTCGGACTGGCTTGATCGTTCGACCCGCGAGTTGAAGGCCAAGGTGCAGCAGGCCGAGCAGGCGCTCGCGAACTACACACGCGAGAACAACATCTTTTCGACCGAGGGCAAAGAGACGCTGACCGCAGACAAGCTCTCGCGCCTGCACGAGCAGGTGATGCGCGCCGAGACTGATCGCATGCTGAAGCAGTCGCTCTATGAAGAGGTGAAGATGGGGCGTGTCGCGCAACTACCCGAAGCTTTTGCCGACCCCAAAAGCAGTGATCTGCAAAAGAAGCTTCAGGAGTTGGCCATCACGCTCTCCGACCTTGAAACAAAATATGGTCCGGAAAACCCGCAGATTGTTCGCGTCAAGCAGGAAATTGCGGTCATTCAGGGGCAGATCAGCGAGAGCCGCAGCACGCTGGCCGAACGCCTGAAGGCCGATTACGAGCGCGCCGTGCGCGATGAGCAATCACTGAAAGCAGCGTTAGAGAAAGCCAAAGGCGAAGCCGTCCAGCAGAATCAAGCAGCTATTCAGCTCAATATTCTCAAGCAAGATGTGGACACGGCGAACAAGCTCTACACGGAGTTTTTGCAAAACACCAATCAGGCCAACCTGCAAGTCGCCGAGCAGCACAACAACGTGCGCATCATCAGCCCGGCGCGAGTTCCCAAAACGCCGATCAGCCCGGCGCGCATGCGCACCGTAGTCATCGGCTTTATGCTGGCGCTATCGGCAGGGATCGGCCTGGCGATGTTCCTCGAATATATTGACAACACGATCAAAACGGTCGAAGACGTCAGTCGTTACGTGCAGCTTCCCGCCTTGAGCGTGATTCCGCCCATCGGTCTGGTTGCGCCGCGAGGGATGCTGCCATCAAAAGGCGCAAAGAAACTGAAATCACTGCCGGCCAGCGTCAACGGCAACGGGGCGGAGAACGCAAACGCTGCTCATCTGGTCGCGCCTGATAGCCGCTCGTCTGCGGCAGAAGCTTACCGCATTCTGCGAACCTCGGTGCTGCTGTCATCGGCGGGCAAACCGCCGAAAACCATCCTGGTGACCAGCGGTCAGCCCGGTGAAGGGAAGACGACGACGGCGGTGAACACCGCAATTTCGCTATCGCAGCTCGGCGCGTCGGTGCTGTTGATCGATTGTGATATGCGCAAGCCGTCGGCCCATAAGATTCTCGGCATAGACAACATGCGGGGCCTTTCGACCTATCTATCGCGCAACATGAATGTGGATGGGTTAATCCAGAAGCTGCAAATGCCGAATCTTTCATTTATCCCCTGCGGGCCGATTCCGCCGAACCCGGCAGAGTTGATCAGCTCTGAGCGCATGAAACGTCTGCTGACAGAGCTGGCCGACCGCTACGACCATGTCATACTCGATTCGCCGCCGCTGATGAACGTCACCGACCCGGTGATTCTTTCGACGATGGTAGACGGCGTGCTTCTAGTGGTGCATGGCGGCAAGAGCACTCGCGATGTGGTTCGCCGCGCCCGCCATGACCTGGATTCGGTGAATGCCAAAGTCTTCGGCGTTGTGCTGAACAATGTTGATCTGCGCCGCGAAGGCTACGACAACTACTACTACTATCGCTACTACTCGGCCTACGGGCAGGAGAGCACGGGCGATAGCGCCACCTAG
- a CDS encoding DUF433 domain-containing protein encodes MKRIIVDPDICNDRPVIKGTRITVQTVLEFLGAGDSIDDVLEASPSLSREDVLECLRFSSELLKHRFSFREVA; translated from the coding sequence ATGAAACGCATCATCGTTGATCCTGATATCTGTAATGATCGCCCGGTCATCAAAGGTACGCGAATAACTGTACAAACCGTGCTTGAATTTCTCGGCGCCGGCGACTCCATAGATGACGTGCTTGAAGCGTCCCCGTCGCTATCCCGTGAAGACGTGTTGGAATGTCTGCGATTTTCGTCTGAGCTATTGAAGCATCGTTTTAGTTTTCGGGAAGTGGCTTGA
- a CDS encoding alpha/beta hydrolase-fold protein has product MDHPNRRRVVALLLLLACVHGATGQTLKPGPQVLTIFSDVDDTEQPYGLYLPKNFNPKKKYPLVVMLHGAGSNHRLSLRRVFGKSNQQGETDVEATRYFPEWKDVDFIVASPYARGTVGYQGIAERDVLDVLADVKRRFPIDEDRVYLTGLSMGGGGTLWIGLTRPDIWAAIAPVCPAPPEGTLELAPNALNYPVHFFQGGADPVVKPEGTREWVKRLEALGTRVEYTEYPGVQHNSWENAYKDEAIFDWFKPFRRNRYPDRVRFATSRYKYTSAYWVAIDQLTPGTLASVDARFTSPNHLEITTAAVGALTLKLAGHPKFKANQPLEVLINGKQVRARVASELSLTEQQNDWVTAKYEPEATAKRAGSEGPISEVIGSRHIYVYGTADSPTDAERQKRREQAEYAANWSVYRNAFLGRVMIFPRVLADKEVRPSDLESANLVLFGTKESNSLVAKYSDRLPVQFNAAASTNYGLVYVFPAAGHYVLVSSGLPWWAGMTGPAPRNRRNPFGIGAPDLLLGMKDYLLFKGTIDTPVAEGRFDGSWRMPDGDAARMTASGAVTLNGRQ; this is encoded by the coding sequence ATGGATCATCCGAATCGCCGGCGCGTGGTCGCCTTGCTCTTGCTGCTTGCCTGTGTGCATGGCGCGACAGGACAAACCTTGAAGCCGGGGCCGCAGGTGCTGACGATCTTTTCAGACGTAGACGACACAGAGCAGCCTTATGGGCTCTATCTGCCGAAGAACTTCAACCCGAAGAAGAAGTATCCGCTGGTCGTCATGCTGCACGGCGCGGGGTCGAATCATCGGCTGTCGCTCCGCCGCGTCTTTGGCAAGAGCAATCAGCAGGGCGAAACCGATGTCGAAGCGACGCGCTATTTTCCCGAATGGAAGGACGTCGATTTCATTGTCGCATCGCCTTACGCGCGCGGCACGGTTGGCTATCAGGGTATCGCCGAGCGCGATGTCTTAGATGTGCTCGCAGACGTTAAGCGGCGCTTTCCGATTGATGAAGACCGCGTCTATCTTACGGGGTTATCTATGGGCGGCGGCGGCACGCTTTGGATTGGCCTGACGCGCCCGGACATCTGGGCGGCAATCGCGCCGGTCTGCCCGGCGCCGCCTGAAGGGACGCTAGAGCTTGCGCCCAACGCCTTGAACTACCCCGTGCATTTCTTTCAAGGCGGCGCCGACCCTGTAGTCAAGCCCGAAGGCACGCGCGAATGGGTGAAGCGGCTTGAAGCGCTCGGCACCCGCGTCGAATACACCGAATACCCCGGCGTCCAGCACAATAGCTGGGAGAACGCTTACAAAGACGAAGCCATCTTTGACTGGTTCAAACCGTTCCGCCGCAACCGCTATCCCGACCGCGTGCGCTTTGCGACCAGCCGTTACAAGTACACCTCGGCTTACTGGGTCGCAATCGATCAGTTGACGCCGGGCACCCTGGCAAGCGTTGATGCGCGATTTACTTCGCCGAATCATCTTGAGATCACGACGGCAGCCGTAGGCGCGCTGACGCTCAAGCTTGCTGGCCACCCGAAATTTAAAGCCAACCAGCCGCTTGAAGTTTTAATCAACGGCAAACAGGTGCGCGCCCGCGTCGCAAGCGAGCTATCGCTTACCGAGCAACAGAATGACTGGGTGACGGCGAAGTACGAGCCAGAGGCGACAGCAAAGCGCGCCGGCAGTGAAGGGCCGATCAGCGAAGTCATCGGCAGCCGCCACATTTATGTTTACGGCACAGCGGACAGCCCGACAGATGCTGAAAGGCAGAAGCGCCGCGAGCAGGCCGAGTACGCCGCGAACTGGTCGGTCTATCGCAACGCTTTTTTGGGCCGCGTGATGATCTTTCCGCGCGTGCTCGCAGATAAAGAAGTCAGGCCGAGCGATCTCGAAAGCGCCAACCTCGTCTTATTCGGCACCAAAGAAAGCAACAGCCTGGTGGCGAAGTATAGCGACCGCTTACCCGTGCAGTTCAACGCGGCGGCAAGCACAAATTATGGGCTGGTGTATGTCTTCCCGGCAGCGGGCCATTACGTGCTAGTCAGTTCCGGTTTGCCGTGGTGGGCGGGGATGACAGGGCCTGCGCCGCGCAATCGCCGCAACCCGTTCGGCATCGGCGCGCCCGACCTGCTTTTAGGCATGAAGGATTATCTTCTCTTTAAAGGGACGATTGATACTCCCGTCGCCGAGGGGCGCTTTGACGGGAGCTGGCGTATGCCGGACGGGGATGCCGCACGGATGACGGCAAGCGGTGCGGTAACCTTAAACGGCAGGCAATAG